The genomic interval TCGAAACCAGAAAAAGGTTCATCAAAAATTAATAATTTAGGATTGTGCATTACCGTAACAATAAACTGTACTTTTTGCGCCATTCCTTTAGAGAGCTCTTCAATTTTCTTATTCCACCAAGCAGAAATATCAAATTTATCAAACCAATATTTTAAACGTTTTTTTGCTTCAGCTTTACTCAATCCTTTTAATTGTGCTAAATACAAAGCTTGTTCTCCTACTTTCATAGATTTATACAAACCACGTTCTTCTGGTAAATAGCCAATTTGTGCTGTATGATGTGGTGCCAATACTTCTCCATCTAAAATAATAGATCCGCTATCCGGCATTGTTATTTGATTTATAATTCTAATTAAAGATGTTTTTCCCGCTCCATTTGGACCTAATAATCCAAAAACACATCCTTTAGGTATATGTAATGAAACATCATTTAATGCTCTAAAATCACCATAATTTTTTACAACATTATTAACTTCTAATAAATTTTTCATTGCCTCTTAATAATTTTTTTCTGAAAGTTCTCAGTAATCACAAACTTACATATTTTAAAAAGATTAGTATAAAAACTTGATAAAACGTTACAATATAATTTAAAAAGACTTCAATTAATAAAAACAAAAGGTCTCCTTTTAGATAATAATTATAAAAACGCAACTTAAGAAACACAAGTATGTGGTCTTAAAAACGCTAAATTATTTGTTAAAATTTACTATGCACGCATAACTTTTTGTAAATTTACTATGCGTGCATAATAAATTTTTATATATTTGACATAATGAATAAATTAAAATCAATAGATCATGAGCTCAGAGCAACTTGGCAAGCAGTCGCTAAAGTGTATAACGAGCAGGCCGTAAAACATGATAGTACAATGGCTACCGCATTTGTTTTATTAAATATAGACAAGCTAAACGGTACACCATCTACAGCTTTAGGCCCTTTAATGGGAATGGAGCCTACAAGTCTTTCTAGAATATTAAAAACGATGGAAGATAAAGGGGCTATTTCTAGAGAGAAAAACCCAGATGACGGTAGAAGTGTCATCATCAAATTAACTGAGTATGGCAAAGAAATGCGTAAAATATCTAAAGCGTATGTAATACAGTTTAATGAAACCGTAATGGAAAATGTTTCTGAAGAAGATTTAGCAGGATTTTTTAAAGTAACATCTACCATAAACAAACTAATTGCAGACAAAGATATTTACGAAAATGCCAACAAAAATAAAGCAGTATAACAAAATTGACTAAAGACTGAATGACCTGAGATAATTAGACTGAATACAAAAAGTCTTACATCTTATTTCTTTTTAAATCATACGTCAAATAATTTTAAAAACAAATGACTAGAAGAATTAAAAAAGTAGCAATCATTGGCTCTGGAATTATGGGAAGCGGAATTGCTTGTCATTTTGCAAACATTGGAGTTGAAGTTCTTTTATTGGACATTGTGCCAAGAGAATTAAACGACAAAGAGAAAGCTAAAGGACTAACCCTCGAAGACAAAGTTGTACGAAATCGTTTAGTAAATGATGCACTTACAGCTTCCCTTAAATCTAAACCATCTCCAATTTATAATCAAAAATTTGCAAATAGAATCACCACTGGTAATTTAGATGATGATATTGCAAAAGTTGCGGATGTAGATTGGATTATGGAAGTTGTGGTTGAAAGACTAGACATTAAAAAAATAGTTTTTGAAAAACTAGAGAAATACAGAAAGCCTGGTACTATCATTTCTTCTAACACTTCTGGTATTCCTATTCAGTTTATGAATGAAGGAAGAAGTGAAGATTTTCAGAAACATTTTGCAGTTACTCACTTTTTTAATCCTCCAAGATATTTAAAACTTTTTGAGGTTGTTCCTGGACCAGATTGTAAACAAGAGGTTACTGACTTCTTAATGATGTATGGAGAAAAATTTTTAGGTAAAACTTCTGTTTTAGCAAAAGATACTCCTG from Polaribacter sejongensis carries:
- a CDS encoding MarR family winged helix-turn-helix transcriptional regulator, coding for MNKLKSIDHELRATWQAVAKVYNEQAVKHDSTMATAFVLLNIDKLNGTPSTALGPLMGMEPTSLSRILKTMEDKGAISREKNPDDGRSVIIKLTEYGKEMRKISKAYVIQFNETVMENVSEEDLAGFFKVTSTINKLIADKDIYENANKNKAV
- a CDS encoding ABC transporter ATP-binding protein; the protein is MKNLLEVNNVVKNYGDFRALNDVSLHIPKGCVFGLLGPNGAGKTSLIRIINQITMPDSGSIILDGEVLAPHHTAQIGYLPEERGLYKSMKVGEQALYLAQLKGLSKAEAKKRLKYWFDKFDISAWWNKKIEELSKGMAQKVQFIVTVMHNPKLLIFDEPFSGFDPINAQLIAKEILQLRDEGATIIFSTHRMESVEEMCDEIALIDKSNKILDGKLDDIKRQFRTHTFQVGLHTDHPKEVEAKLKENFEVFPSNFKLLNDSLTMNIKLTEGNTANDLLSFLTSKGEVQHFVELIPSANDIFIQAINKNN